In Scyliorhinus canicula chromosome 3, sScyCan1.1, whole genome shotgun sequence, the DNA window GAACATTATGCGAAGAAAAGAAGCATTTAGCATTTAAGCTCTTATGCAGTAGCCATAAAGACTCCTGTTGAAAACATTATACTTCAGTCACAAAATGTTTGCTTTCAAAATTGGATCAATTTCACCTTTTTTACAAAAGCTCTTTGTCCCAAAGTAAACAAGGTGCATAATACTCCCAGAAGCGGTTTAATCTTGGTAAGATTTGCAATAATGTGCTTTTGTATGCTAACTATAAGATTTGTTTACTAATACATTAAGTCTTCAGGTGTGACATTTGCTTCCTTTGTTTTGGTCTTTAACGTTGGGAAACGTACTCCACTGATGCTGACCACTAACATGTTTGCTATATGCACAACAGCACTTGCCACACACAGCCAGAAGGAGGTGTCAAAGTATTCCCGAAGGATAATGAATTTAAAAACATGTTCACGAAAATTGGCAATTTGTTCTGTATGCTCATGAAGCTTCACAGCAGCAATAAAGCAAACAATTGCAAACAGTCCACATAGACCTGCAAAGGGAAACCAGTGTAAATGGAACATAAAATTCAAAGATTTGTCTGACATAGAATATCTGCATCTCTATAGATACACAACTTGTATTCTGGAAACAATGTATCATGTAAGTATGATCCAATAAAATTAGTGAAGTGTGAAAGATTAAAATCCTTCTTAGCTGAGCCAGATTTAATAGTCAGCCGATtgagggcacgatttaatggccatGTTCTGCCCAATGAGGATCCGTGCAGGCCCGTTAGATTGCGGGAGAGGCCCAAACCAGGATCCGTGCCGGGTGCCGAGCGGATTGCgatctaactggcccgctcccatTGACGGGATCCAGATCCCGCCTAGAAGCGGCGTGAAGCCAATTAAGagaaatctccatctcattagcgataTGGAAGCCCGATCTAACGACCTCCTGTGATCTAACTGGCTCCTGCGGCCGttgtttagcactgctgtttaaaaacgtgaacctagtgcaatggttgctgagggcatcggaggaggtgagtagccaccttcaATCTCGAGCATGCAGCCCAAGGGCGATGGGGCTGCTgccccggggtggggaggggtggggggggggggtgtgttgctgGGCTTGGTGAGGGGAATGGGTCTGGTCGGAGGCATCATGGTTTGGGGGTTGCCCCTTTGCTGGGGGGTGAGGGCTCAGCGCCCACGGGTCCTAAAGGCCAAGCCCTTAAATGTCTGCTCCCATATCGGGGGCAATTACAGCCGGTGCCTGTCTGAACTACTGAACACATCCAGGACAGAGCTCTGCCCTTGGTTATATGCTCAGGGTTACTTTAACTCCTTTTGACTGTGAatggcctctggctgcacagctgaaggttattgctcaTAAGAAATTGGCATCGTTAGTtatgtgagagcacttcacagctctcaagtgcaTACCCctgggtacatgtgccatgttgCAGACGAGTGTTACTGCCCAGCAGACCAATCAAACTGCGAGACCTGGACACTTTGCATGAACTTTGAACCTTGTGGGCATCAacgccacagaggcagcagccaacaatcaaacacccaagagccAGACTGCAGAACcggctacacctgggcaggagtcTGGGTCGAAGGGCTTCAGCAGTGGCCAGGAGTGCATGTGCAGGGCCGGGTCCTCCAGCACAGCTGGCTCAGAGTACGGCACTCAGGCAAGGCGGGACCCATAAGGGCGGGAGCAGTTTGGAGGATTTGAAGCTCCCGGGGTGGATGCCCTAACTCATTGTCGGTCGgtctccttctccaatttcttACAGATAAAGCAAAATGGATGGTTTTGTTGACCCGGTAGCAGCTATCCTGgtggtgctggagaaggtggcagcagcatCGCGATGGAGGCTTGGGGTGGCACCCCATGTccacacaccctgaggacccagctgtCGATTAGGCCGGGAACCCCGAGGGGGACGCCGGAGATGGCCCAAGCtgtacaggcatcgttggtcGTTTGGGCAGGTGTCAAACAGCATGTTCCAGAGGAGGCTccatctcaacaaggagatggtgcggtacctgtgccatgtccttgcgggcttggcaccacgtggaggaggaggatacctggtCCCGGTGGCCggcaaggtcaccgcagccctgaacttctatgctacggGTTCAATCCAGGGCTCGATCGGGAACTTGTGCAGCATTTCTCAAGCTacggcccacaagtgcatccctatttgcccgggcatcagactacacaaactttgagctggaccaagcccatcaagatgcccagtcagcaggattctccaccatcggtgGTATGACCCAGGTCCAGGGGTAATTGCAACATGATGTTACCTTGCGCAGACAGGGACATCAGGGAAAGCTCTTCATTAACAGAAAGGGCTtcaactccctgaatgttcaacatgTGTGAGATCATCACCtctggatcatgcacatgtgtgcacgcttcccagggcaCATGTATGACAGCTACATGCTGGGACACTCAGAGATCCCTGGCGTCTTCGAGGTCTATCCCAGGATGACAAGTTAGCTCTTGGGGAATTAAGGGTCcccactgaggtcctggctaatgacgccagaaCAGAGGCCAGGGACTGACAGGGAgacctgatataatgaggcccatgcgaGCTGCCATTGAGCTGTGCTTCGGGCTGCTccgatgcagttccgatgcctggaccactctgtatAACCCGCAGATGGCcttccactttgtggtggtctactCTGCCCTTCAAAACCTGGCACAGCTCCGGGCAACGTGCTGGAGATGGAGAAGGAttaacatgtggccacctctgagAAGAGCAGCACAGTAgaacagttacttcacagctccagggttccaggtttgattcccggctcgggtcattgtctgtgcggagtctgcatgttctccccgtgtctgcgtgggtttcctccaggagcgccggtttcctcccacagtccaaagatgtgcagattaggtggattggcaatgtccaaaattgttgggtggggttactgggttgcggggatagggtggaggtgtgggcttggatagagtgctctttccaagggtcggtgcagacgcgttgggccgaatggcctccttctgcactgtaaattctatgagcatGAAAACAAGGAGGTGCCAGACGAGAATCTGCAAGGACATGCTATAGGTGCCACATTTTCCCCTTGTTGAGGGGGATCCTCCAGCGGCACaagctgtccatcatctgtttgaaagaccagcgatgcttgtacaccttgggccatcactggcctccccctttgggtccctccctggcatgATGGGTTGGCTGCTCCTCCGGCGTTTGGCCACCTAGTCTGCCAGCAGCACAAGGGCAGCTTCCATGGGGGTCCAAAGTCCATCCCatgcaatatctgtaaggaattggagagtcttccaccccgggaccctccagtcTGCCCATTGCTCCACCCCACCAGCAATCCCCCCGGGATGCCCTGCCCATGTACCactggccacagcaggagcccctgctcaccagaccccacaccctgtacctCTGACACCCGCACGTAATGTTATCTGGACCGGGGTGTTGGTCCCCTCCCCGGTGCTCACACCCAACCTCTGGTCACCGAAATCTTCCTGGTGCAGGGGCGTAGACTCCGAGTGTTCGGACATTGGCCGCTGCGtccgtggtgttgcctcccacagtgttcacgCAGTGTGTCCAGtcctcacggtctgattgggaagcTAGGCAATAGccgccacatgctacatggcacgcctacccccgggaatccacttgggaactGTGAAGAGCAACTTAACTACATTTGCCATTTTccgattagcaatagccttcagccgtgtaGCCAGAGACCTcagcggtcagtgggagttatgggtggtcggtggggcaggctGGGGTTGGGGTTGCCCCCTGAACAGGCCCACACGGGACAGCACataggtgcagtggttagcattgctacctcacggcaccgaggtcccaggttcgatccctgctctggagggagtggagtggagtttgcacattctccccatgttggcgtggctttcgcccccagaacccaaagatgtgcagggtagatggattggccacgctaaattgccccttaattggaaaaaatgaattgggtattctaaatttataaaaaagtaaAAGAACAGGCCCACaaaatccaggggttggcatagtAGACCCGTGGGAGCTGAGACACCCAGTCCTGCCCATGGGCAGCTACCCCatcagctctgcaatctctccccccccccccctccctccccccccccccccccccccccccaccgttcgCGGCCCTCTCGACTGAGGCTGGCCCCCCAGTGGCTTCCCCAGCCCTCCTACAAGCACCGGGGCAGCAACCACAGTGCTCCCGGGCTCATTGCATGGAAGGGaagatgactactcacctcctcgagtACCCGCAGTTTTGCCATCTCCTGTTTGCAAAAAGGAGTGCTAATTGGTgcccacgtgaccacttgctgggttgGCTGTTAGAtcacaggggcgggggggggggggggcgttagatTGTGGGtcactcctgttaattgtatggaggttGGGATTGCgtgatgattattggtttctctccACGCTGAGatgggatcctgattttgccaatgggagtgggctggttagagTGCAAACAAATCCATTCCCGGCgtggttctcgattttggcctctcctgcgatttaacggcctcgtcgcgTACTCGCTTAAGCACAATggggccattaaatcgcacccgtgAACCTCTTCCACAAACTATCATTAGACAGAATTACCTTcataacagcagccattttgggaATACATTGTGTGTGAATAATTTTCAGTGTTATTGACAAATGTTAAAATATTTCTTGAATAGACAATGTAGTTAAAATTTGCTGAATCATTTTGCTTAAATTTTAAAGATAAAATTGTTTCTTGAAAAGAGATCTGCTGGCATTCAgttagtgttttaaaaaaatgtgtacaATTTAATTACTACATTTATATGGGACAATATTGCATTTTATTGCGATGTAACGAGTGCAAAATGTTCACAAACACCTGCAACTTATCCCAGCCACTAAATTATGAACTAATAAAGCAAAGATGTAACCATTGCACGACATGAGGAATATTTCAATCTCTGAAAGAGTTTATTTCAGATATATGCAATTTTATGTTGAAATATTAAAACTAATTTAAGGATAGATGATTTATGCAGGTATTTCATATTACCCCATAGGTCATGTACCTCAGTTTATAGAATATGTTATTacaaacatagacatagacatagaacagtacagcacagaacaggcccttcggccctcgatgttgtgccgagcaatgatcaccctactcaaacccacgtatccaccctatacccgtaacccaacaacccccccccccccccccccccccccccacaaacaccttactttttaggacactacgggcaatttagcatggccaatccacctaacccgcacatctttggactgtgggaggaaaccggagcacccggaggaaacccacgcacacacggggaggacgtgcagactccgcacagacagtgacccagccgggaatcgaacctgggaccctagagctgtgaagcatttatgctaaccaccatgctaccgtgctgccccagcttgAATGATTTGTTTTCAAATTAATATAAATGATGGTTAACATTAATGATGTTTAGTCATGTTACAAATAGGATATAATAGGAGATGAACACCATTACAGATATAAGCTTCTATATACTTACTTGCAATTGAGTTCCATAGGTAGATCCCCATTGGCCCTTTTATGGCTTGGTAAGGAATTTTCACTGCATTGTAAATACAAAACCCAAGACTGACCAAAGCAAATGCAATTGCTAGGCAGATGAAAAATATAACCAAAACATGAACAGCTGCATTCAGTGTTTTCACCAACTGTGGAAAAACTGAAAAAATAGAACAAAAAAGATTTATAACAAGACAAAAACGGTAATAGCGTGTGCATGTACGTTCCtgcaaaaaaaatatatattaatgagaaaatggagtctGTCATGCTGGGGACAATTTTTTAATATTCCAATTGAATATAGTTCTTAAAAGTTAAAGTCCTTTACCATCTCCATTTTCTTTCATATTTAGGTTAGCATTGGAACTATTCATTATTTACCATTTGTTTTGCATCAACTGCCTATTGCTCATCCAGCTCAATGATTTTAGCCAATAAATTAGGAAAGATAACcccgcgctgaggacccgagttcgatcccgaccccaggccactgtctgtgtggagtttgcacattcgctccgtgtctgcttgggtctcaccctcacaacccaaagatgtgcagggttggtggccatgctaaattgccccctaattgggaaaaatcattgggtactgtaaatttatatttaaaaaaattattgggtactgtaaatttatattttaaaaaatcattgggtactgtaaatttatatttaaaaatatatatatacacaaggaAAAGTAACCTCAAACAAAGACACTAGGCTTGATCTGTCATCTCTTCTGTATTAGATGTCATTAACCAGGGCTGCACTAAACAGCTTCAATTTAGAGGTTTCCCTTCCAGTTTATGAGAAAAATTGGAATCCAAATCCTAAAGAACGTTTTAGTCTAAATTTTGTGCAGGTTGCACATCAAGAGACTGACACTTTTACCAGTTTCTGTGATGGACTACGAATGGAAAAAGAGAACATAAAACAGACCATGAATAGATCAGCGTTTTTAAGCTGGTGATGATTTGATTTGACCATCATCAGTATTTCTGTGtatttacatagaatcatagaaaataggagaaggccatttggcccttcgagcctgctctaccaatcattatgatcagtagaacagtacagcacagaacaggcccttcggccctcgaggttgtgccgagcaatgatcaccctactcaaacccacgtatccaccctatacccgtaacccaacaaacccccttaaccttacttttttaaggacactacgggcaatttagcatggccaatccacctaacccgcacatctttggactgtgggaggaaaccggagcacccggaggaaacccacacacacacggggaggacgtgcagactccgcacagacagtgacccagccgggaatcgaacctgggaccctggagctgtgaagcgtttatgctaaccaccatgctaccgcgctgcccgtggcatcatggcagatcatccaactcaatagcctttaTTATTCACACGCAATGTAGAATTTCTTTAGCACTGGGGagttgaactcagagatcgggccgccattttgaaagcatACCcccatctctaagtgagcttacaTCACCTACCCCTGGGCAAAGTCACCACCACAcgcacatggacactaccccccccccccccccccccccccccccccccccgcccccacttcaagtgaggacaccctgctatggagtCCCGGATGGTCACCCCTCTTCAGG includes these proteins:
- the clrn2 gene encoding clarin-2 encodes the protein MPNHLKKTLFSIAAIVSFVSIILLTVALGTTRWVTASILCKTGADIVNATDPEMTKFMGHLYYGLFQGRKVRHCGLGGRCSKITIFPQLVKTLNAAVHVLVIFFICLAIAFALVSLGFCIYNAVKIPYQAIKGPMGIYLWNSIASLCGLFAIVCFIAAVKLHEHTEQIANFREHVFKFIILREYFDTSFWLCVASAVVHIANMLVVSISGVRFPTLKTKTKEANVTPEDLMY